GAATCACGGAAGCGCAAGGGTTTGATTTGCTCACAATGGGCAGACCTGAAGGTCCTGGTTGCTACTGCTATGTCAATCAAGTTTTAAGAACTTGTATTGATAAAATGAGCGACTGCTATGATTATGTAGTAGTTGACTGTGAAGCAGGTATGGAGCATTTAAGCAGGAGGACTACAAAAGATGTAGACGTCCTTATAATAGCCTCAGACCCTACAAAAGAAGGTATATTGACTGCAGGCAGAATAAAAAAGCTTGCTGAGGAAATGGAGCTGCGTGCAAAAACTATTATGCTTGCCGTTAACTTTGTGCGTGAGAAGCTTCCGGAAGTGCTGAAAGAAACTATTACAGCAGTAGGCTTTGATCAGGTAACTATAGCGCTCATACCCTATGACGAGCTTATTGGAAGTTATAGTTTAGAGGGCAGAGCTGTTATCGAGCTTCCAGAAACTTCAAAGGCATGTCATGCGGTAGCAGAGCTTGGAAAGAGATGCTAAGCTTGAAAAAACGAGAGAACAATGGAAACAACGCTTAGAATAGCTGCAAGAGTGGTCACATAGCGCATAGGCGGTATAATGTTCTACAAACTTCACTTCCAGCTCTCTTTCAAATACGATGGTATTCCTGAAGAGTCGCGCGGGCCCACTAGTACTTCCATTCCTGTAAGCTCTTTAAGTTTTATTGTCATTCTCGCTACCATTCCTGGTATAATAATTTTGTTGTGCGCTACTTTTTCTTTTATACCTGTGCTCTCAATCGTTTTCGCTATAAGCTCTGGTGTGAACTTATCTGCTGCAAATGCGGTCATTACAGAAAGACCTTCAGTGTCTACTATAAGCAGCCATGAAGGCACTTTACTTTTCTCAGTATCGCCGGCAACCGTAAAATAAGTTAATGAAAAATTAGTTGTTACAAGTAATGGCGAGTTTGCGGTTGGTTTGCCGATTTCGTAAATTCCTGGCTTTACTTGGATTGGCTTTTGGGGATCAGTAAATATATTCTGGCGCAATGCGAGCAAAGGCAATAGCATAGCCCAATCTAATTCGTTAAACACAACAATTGAAGAATATTTCATTGTGTAGATACTAGCCTGAGAAAAAGCCTCAAATTTATCTTTTGTATCCAATATTGTTATTACGGGGTAGCCTAAAGGACGAAAACTCTTTTTTATCGCCAGCCTCCTGATCGTAGTGAGTGTTTCTAAAGCTTCTTTAAGACTCTTAGCGCCGAAATCAATCACAATATCATTTACTTGCCCTTTCGCTTTTTGAGTTAAATTTACCAACTCATCCAAATTCGTCGCAGATATAGTAAGAGGGCATTTGTAGTTTTTAGCTAAATTAAGCATTGCATCGAAATTATCTGAAGTAGCGCAATAAATAAGTGGTTTAGAAACTGAGCTTTGCTTTAAACCAGCTTCAATAGCTTCAGAATTATTACTCATTAAAATCAGAGGAAGTTTGGTATTTTCTTGCACCAATTTGGTTACTTCTGAGAATTTTTTTGCATCGTTAGAAACATTTCTTATTGCAACCGCATCTAATTTCAATAATTGTCCTACCCTCTCGATTCTGAAATTATTCGCAAGCTCAATTTTACGTTTAAGCTCTTCTAAAGGCTCAGTATCGTCTATAGCTAATGCATAGACAGTAGGATGATTGAATGTTTTATCATGCCTGAAAAGCACAGTTTCATCCCCTATCGCAAGCTCGTTTTCGCCAACACCAAATTTCACTAACCTTATTGGGGGCTCTGCAGCTTCAGCAAGCTTTAATTTTGCATCTTCAGTTACGTAAGGGCATTTATCAAGTTGAGTTTTCAAGCTAGCAAGTTGCATTGCAAAAGCCAAGCATGTTGGCACACCGCATTCGCCGCAATTCTTTTTTGGTAAATGCTTGTAAATCTCTAAAGCAGTTAGAGGCATTTGCTATTCACCTATTTTGCCGGTAAGCTTTTCAATAGTATTACGTACAAGCTCTACTGCTCTGGGATGTCTCATTATAATCACATCCGCACCTGCAGTTAATGCAGAAATTGCAGTAGTTGCTTCCCAGAGAATACCCCTTGTAGCTAGCTCGCCTGGATAACTTTCGTCAACAGCTTCTCTAGCATCCCATGCTACTGTAGAATCGCAAACTATTGCCATTTGTAGCATGGCGTCACCGAGCAGCGCTCCCAGCCTCAGCCTTTCTATAATTGAATAAGAATACTCTAAGCCGTAGCCCAAACCTGCCTGTAGCGGGTCCATTAATATACGGTTTTTTTTCACACCGAAATCAGTAAGTAAAATATTTAATTGCTTTGCAAGGTTTATGTCTATATTAGAAAAAGCTACAATATTGCAATTAAATCCCATAGCAGCAGCTGCTAGACTTTTATACTTTTCGTTTTCTGCTAACCCTATTGTGCAGCGCTCTTTTTTTATAAGCTCCCCACATTCGTTAAATACCTTTGCGTCTTTTTCTTCATCGCCGCAGCCGTAAATGAATAAAGGTACATCTACAGATTTTAAAACTTTTTCTACTGTTGAAAATGCTTCTTGAGGTGTTTTGTTTAGACCGTCTGGCGCTATGCCTTTCAATTTCAAGCATATTAAGTCAGCATGCCATTTTTCTACTGCAACTTTAGCCCATTGCTCTGGCTTATCCCAAACCGGCTCAAAGATCTCTCTCAAACTATCTGGATAAGTAGGCACAGTATCGTGAACTTCAATTGCAATAACAGGCTTGTGAGGCAAAGCACCTTCGAAGGTAAGGAAAGGCAAAGTGGTTTCGCCTCCAACAGTAATTTTTTTAGCTCTTGTACCACCTTCTTCTTTAGTAGCGCCTAGTGCCACTTCTTCTATTTTACCAGACCATTTTTCATGTGGAATTTCTACTGCCATTTTTTCATCACTTTTTACGCTAACGGCTTTAGCTTCATTGCAGGATGGTCTACTTTTACTAGATATTCAGCCAGCTCAGCCGGGTCTGTTGTTATGGTTTCATCTGCAATTTTATCTACAAAATCAGGCATGCCTAGTTCTTTTGCGCGGTTCTCTAAATCTTTGCGCATATCGTCTTTCAGCATTTTAGGCATCCATACAATGCGCTGAAAGCCGCCATCCGCCCTGATAAACTTCTTGCTTACTAAGAATTTTCTGCCAACACCAAGGAAGCCAGGCGTCTGCTGTCCACCGCCAACTGAGCCTGCAAGAGTTGAGAATTTCATTCCGATTGGCGTCATTCCCGGATATTCTCGATTTACTACAATTACACCTTGCATATCTGCAGTTATTGCAACAATGCATTCAAAGCACCCGCAGTTCTTTACCAACAGCCCGTTTGCAAAGTAGCAGTGAGTATCTCTCAAGGTTAGATTATAAACATAATCGTATCCTCCTTGATTTTGGAAATCTTCTGCTTTGGTTACGACCTCTAGAAGATAATCAGGGTCTGGGAGTTTATTAAGTCCTCCACCATTTGTAGTA
This genomic interval from Candidatus Thermoplasmatota archaeon contains the following:
- the acsC gene encoding acetyl-CoA decarbonylase/synthase complex subunit gamma, with amino-acid sequence MPLTALEIYKHLPKKNCGECGVPTCLAFAMQLASLKTQLDKCPYVTEDAKLKLAEAAEPPIRLVKFGVGENELAIGDETVLFRHDKTFNHPTVYALAIDDTEPLEELKRKIELANNFRIERVGQLLKLDAVAIRNVSNDAKKFSEVTKLVQENTKLPLILMSNNSEAIEAGLKQSSVSKPLIYCATSDNFDAMLNLAKNYKCPLTISATNLDELVNLTQKAKGQVNDIVIDFGAKSLKEALETLTTIRRLAIKKSFRPLGYPVITILDTKDKFEAFSQASIYTMKYSSIVVFNELDWAMLLPLLALRQNIFTDPQKPIQVKPGIYEIGKPTANSPLLVTTNFSLTYFTVAGDTEKSKVPSWLLIVDTEGLSVMTAFAADKFTPELIAKTIESTGIKEKVAHNKIIIPGMVARMTIKLKELTGMEVLVGPRDSSGIPSYLKESWK
- the cdhD gene encoding CO dehydrogenase/acetyl-CoA synthase subunit delta; the encoded protein is MSSKSRPSCNEAKAVSVKSDEKMAVEIPHEKWSGKIEEVALGATKEEGGTRAKKITVGGETTLPFLTFEGALPHKPVIAIEVHDTVPTYPDSLREIFEPVWDKPEQWAKVAVEKWHADLICLKLKGIAPDGLNKTPQEAFSTVEKVLKSVDVPLFIYGCGDEEKDAKVFNECGELIKKERCTIGLAENEKYKSLAAAAMGFNCNIVAFSNIDINLAKQLNILLTDFGVKKNRILMDPLQAGLGYGLEYSYSIIERLRLGALLGDAMLQMAIVCDSTVAWDAREAVDESYPGELATRGILWEATTAISALTAGADVIIMRHPRAVELVRNTIEKLTGKIGE